The following are from one region of the Sandaracinus amylolyticus genome:
- a CDS encoding formate--tetrahydrofolate ligase produces the protein MAKSTLRPITDVAKDLGLHDDDVIPYGRDKAKIDLAALSRPKRGKGKVVLVSAITPTPAGEGKTTTSIGLTMGLVRMGRSAVCALREPSLGPVFGVKGGGTGGGKAQIVPANEINLHFTGDLHAITSANNLLAAIVDNELHFNGKLGLDPRRVTWRRAMDMNDRSLRDVVIGLGGRNGGVPRESGFDITAASEVMAVLCLADSMEDLQRRLGRIVIGRTFDQRPVTVDDLEAAPALTALLKDALLPNLAQTMEGSPALVHGGPFANIAHGCSSVLATKMAMHQADIVVTEGGFGFDLGAEKFLDIKCRTAGIWPSAVVVVATLRALKFHGGVDPKEAGNPNPDALARGIANLERHLETARFFGLKAVVAINAFDNDSDAEIAMVAERAAALGAPVALSRGYSQGGAGAMDLAEKVAAIVERDEPLTPKFAYELDLPYAKKIDLIAKNVYGADGADLEAGAKATLEKLEQDGYGGLPVCIAKTQLSVSDDPKKQGRPTGFRVTVREARLSAGAGFVVALLGDVMTMPGLPKVPAARNVRIEPDGTVRGLMQND, from the coding sequence ATGGCGAAGAGCACGCTCCGTCCGATCACCGACGTCGCGAAGGATCTCGGCCTCCACGACGACGACGTCATCCCCTACGGGCGCGACAAGGCGAAGATCGATCTCGCCGCGCTCTCGCGCCCCAAGCGCGGCAAGGGCAAGGTCGTGCTCGTCTCGGCGATCACGCCGACGCCCGCCGGCGAAGGCAAGACGACGACGTCGATCGGGCTGACGATGGGCCTCGTGCGCATGGGCCGCAGCGCGGTGTGCGCGCTGCGCGAGCCCTCGCTCGGCCCGGTGTTCGGCGTGAAGGGCGGCGGCACCGGCGGCGGCAAGGCGCAGATCGTCCCGGCGAACGAGATCAACCTGCACTTCACCGGCGATCTCCACGCGATCACGAGCGCCAACAACCTGCTCGCGGCGATCGTGGACAACGAGCTCCACTTCAACGGCAAGCTCGGGCTCGATCCGCGCCGCGTGACCTGGCGTCGCGCGATGGACATGAACGATCGCTCGCTGCGCGACGTGGTGATCGGGCTCGGCGGGCGCAACGGCGGCGTGCCGCGCGAGAGCGGGTTCGACATCACCGCGGCGAGCGAGGTCATGGCGGTGCTCTGCCTGGCCGACTCGATGGAGGATCTGCAGCGTCGCCTCGGGCGCATCGTGATCGGCCGCACCTTCGATCAGCGCCCGGTCACCGTCGACGATCTCGAGGCCGCGCCCGCGCTGACCGCGCTGCTCAAGGACGCGCTGCTGCCGAACCTCGCGCAGACGATGGAGGGCAGCCCCGCGCTGGTGCACGGCGGTCCCTTCGCGAACATCGCGCACGGATGCTCGAGCGTGCTCGCGACGAAGATGGCGATGCACCAGGCCGACATCGTCGTGACCGAGGGTGGCTTCGGGTTCGATCTCGGCGCCGAGAAGTTCCTCGACATCAAGTGCCGCACCGCGGGCATCTGGCCGAGCGCGGTGGTCGTGGTCGCGACGCTGCGCGCGCTGAAGTTCCACGGCGGCGTCGATCCCAAGGAGGCCGGCAACCCCAACCCCGACGCGCTCGCGCGCGGCATCGCGAACCTCGAGCGTCACCTCGAGACCGCGCGCTTCTTCGGGCTCAAGGCGGTCGTCGCGATCAACGCGTTCGACAACGACTCGGACGCCGAGATCGCGATGGTCGCGGAGCGCGCGGCCGCCCTCGGCGCGCCGGTCGCGCTCTCGCGCGGGTACTCGCAGGGCGGCGCGGGCGCGATGGATCTCGCGGAGAAGGTCGCGGCGATCGTGGAGCGTGACGAGCCGCTCACGCCGAAGTTCGCGTACGAGCTCGATCTGCCGTACGCGAAGAAGATCGATCTGATCGCGAAGAACGTGTACGGCGCGGACGGCGCGGACCTCGAGGCGGGCGCGAAGGCGACCCTCGAGAAGCTCGAGCAGGACGGCTACGGCGGGCTCCCGGTGTGCATCGCGAAGACCCAGCTCTCGGTCTCCGACGATCCCAAGAAGCAGGGCCGCCCCACCGGGTTCCGGGTGACGGTGCGCGAGGCGCGGCTGTCGGCAGGCGCCGGCTTCGTGGTCGCGCTGCTCGGCGACGTGATGACGATGCCGGGCCTGCCCAAAGTGCCGGCTGCGCGCAACGTGCGCATCGAGCCCGACGGCACCGTCCGCGGCCTCATGCAGAACGATTGA
- a CDS encoding PEGA domain-containing protein yields the protein MRWGDRRARALAFVIVLVALIVGAPRAVHADDTAEAGALFASGNQHLQAATRLRGERRTRELEAALADYVASLRIVRSRNVLFNASLAAELLERREDAFNYLFEYVGVAGLSESDRTEGTRRLDALRPQVAVLAITSEPSGAEVWIDRRDLAARGRTPLEYAVAAGDHRVWLRASGYRDAETQVTATVGTTTPVSATLEGAPVSVQVLAPPDLRLTLDGQPITAGAHVEIAPGTHVVRLEPEGAAAIERRFEVLPGAAPMVIDLATAAAGLARREGALLLVSSEPPARVMVDGLMVGGGAQVRAPVTTGEHEIVVEADGHSPYTTRHTFAMGDRRELRVSLAPERGDALLAPRIVMGVAGGLSTIAVATTAIGWFVADERWDSAHTEENADETEAWAYAAWVSWGVAGAVIATEIVLLIADGRSDERSIGELVVAPVPVEGGAVLSVGGRL from the coding sequence ATGCGTTGGGGGGATCGGCGAGCGCGCGCGCTCGCCTTCGTGATCGTGCTCGTCGCGCTGATCGTCGGCGCGCCGCGCGCGGTGCACGCCGACGACACGGCCGAGGCCGGTGCGCTCTTCGCGAGCGGGAACCAGCACCTCCAGGCCGCGACGCGACTGCGCGGCGAGCGACGCACGCGCGAGCTCGAGGCCGCGCTCGCCGACTACGTCGCGAGCCTGCGCATCGTGCGCAGCCGCAACGTGCTCTTCAACGCATCGCTCGCGGCGGAGCTGCTCGAGCGGCGCGAGGACGCGTTCAACTATCTCTTCGAGTACGTCGGCGTCGCGGGGCTGAGCGAGAGCGATCGAACCGAGGGCACGCGCCGTCTCGACGCGCTGCGGCCGCAGGTCGCGGTGCTCGCGATCACCAGCGAGCCCAGCGGCGCCGAGGTGTGGATCGATCGGCGCGATCTCGCGGCGCGCGGTCGCACGCCGCTCGAGTACGCGGTGGCGGCGGGCGATCATCGGGTGTGGCTGCGCGCGAGCGGCTATCGAGATGCCGAGACGCAGGTCACGGCGACGGTGGGCACGACGACGCCCGTGAGCGCGACGCTCGAGGGCGCGCCGGTCTCGGTGCAGGTGCTCGCGCCGCCCGACCTGCGCCTGACCCTCGACGGCCAGCCGATCACCGCGGGCGCGCACGTCGAGATCGCGCCGGGCACGCACGTCGTGCGGCTCGAGCCCGAAGGCGCGGCGGCGATCGAGCGGCGCTTCGAGGTGCTGCCGGGCGCGGCGCCGATGGTGATCGATCTCGCGACGGCGGCGGCCGGTCTCGCGCGCCGCGAGGGCGCGCTGCTGCTCGTGTCGAGCGAGCCCCCGGCGCGCGTGATGGTCGACGGTCTGATGGTCGGCGGCGGGGCGCAGGTGCGGGCGCCGGTGACGACCGGCGAGCACGAGATCGTCGTCGAGGCGGACGGGCACTCGCCGTACACGACGCGCCACACCTTCGCGATGGGCGATCGCCGCGAGCTGCGGGTGTCGCTGGCGCCGGAGCGCGGAGACGCGCTGCTCGCGCCGCGCATCGTGATGGGCGTGGCGGGCGGGCTCTCGACGATCGCGGTGGCGACGACGGCGATCGGATGGTTCGTCGCGGACGAGCGCTGGGACTCGGCGCACACCGAGGAGAACGCCGACGAGACGGAGGCGTGGGCCTACGCCGCGTGGGTGAGCTGGGGCGTCGCAGGCGCTGTGATCGCGACCGAGATCGTGCTGTTGATCGCCGATGGGCGAAGCGACGAGCGCTCGATCGGCGAGCTCGTCGTCGCGCCGGTGCCGGTCGAAGGCGGCGCGGTGCTGAGCGTCGGAGGTCGGCTGTGA
- a CDS encoding serine/threonine-protein kinase — protein MSDDSLDPARPLREDDRARGTQLEDTRDGLELDPAEGHPGFATTALGAGDVRDTPRMPTLVDEERAVDPWIGRVLSNVYRVEGKIGEGGMGAVYAVRHVHLGKQYAVKVLSAGVAQNATAVERLKQEAIAASSIEHDNIVEVISFDRYADGAVFIVMEYLRGESLSERVARGPLPLHEALAIAHQIAAALAKAHQHDIVHRDLKPENVYLAKKGDGERAKVLDFGISKVKSADAEQVKMTRTGQLVGTPLYMSPEQARGEAEIDRRVDVYALGVMLYEMLTGSPPFEGRNYFELLWKHGNEPPQPPKQRNPNVFLPDEVEAVVLRALAKKREERFQTMEELAEGLRNAAPDVAVPTTASLPPRSVKIELPRETKPSPAVTLDEPAPPVREKRSTESIPAPPTTRVPLAVWIGGALVAIAGIAIVASTMGEPEASPAPPAASAPEREPPPVIDEAPEPEAPPVPEPASVAEVALDSTPTGAEVRVGDRVLGTTPLFADLPIGAPLTLVFHHDGYVDEEEVLVPATGARVSVRLRRRATRGGSGSSVSSLPMKTEL, from the coding sequence ATGTCCGACGACTCCCTCGATCCCGCGCGCCCGCTCCGCGAGGACGATCGCGCTCGCGGCACGCAGCTCGAGGACACGCGCGACGGGCTCGAGCTCGATCCCGCGGAAGGACATCCGGGGTTCGCGACGACGGCGCTCGGCGCCGGCGACGTTCGCGACACGCCGCGGATGCCGACGCTGGTGGACGAGGAGCGCGCGGTCGATCCGTGGATCGGGCGCGTGCTCTCGAACGTGTACCGGGTCGAGGGGAAGATCGGCGAGGGCGGGATGGGCGCGGTGTACGCCGTGCGCCACGTCCACCTCGGCAAGCAGTACGCGGTGAAGGTGCTCTCGGCGGGCGTCGCGCAGAACGCGACGGCGGTCGAGCGGCTCAAGCAGGAAGCGATCGCGGCGAGCTCGATCGAGCACGACAACATCGTCGAGGTGATCAGCTTCGATCGCTACGCCGACGGCGCGGTCTTCATCGTGATGGAGTACCTGCGCGGCGAGAGCCTCTCCGAGCGCGTCGCGCGCGGGCCGCTGCCGCTGCACGAGGCGCTCGCGATCGCGCACCAGATCGCGGCGGCGCTCGCGAAGGCGCACCAGCACGACATCGTGCACCGCGATCTGAAGCCCGAGAACGTGTACCTCGCGAAGAAGGGCGACGGAGAGCGCGCGAAGGTGCTCGACTTCGGCATCTCGAAGGTGAAGAGCGCCGACGCCGAGCAGGTGAAGATGACGCGCACCGGCCAGCTGGTCGGGACGCCGCTCTACATGTCGCCCGAGCAGGCGCGCGGCGAGGCCGAGATCGATCGGCGCGTCGACGTCTACGCGCTCGGCGTGATGCTCTACGAGATGCTCACGGGCTCGCCGCCGTTCGAGGGGCGGAACTACTTCGAGCTGCTCTGGAAGCACGGCAACGAGCCGCCCCAGCCGCCGAAGCAGCGGAACCCGAACGTCTTCCTCCCCGACGAGGTGGAGGCGGTGGTGCTGCGCGCGCTCGCGAAGAAGCGCGAGGAGCGCTTCCAGACGATGGAGGAGCTCGCGGAGGGACTGCGGAACGCGGCGCCCGACGTCGCGGTGCCGACCACGGCGTCACTGCCGCCGCGCAGCGTGAAGATCGAGCTCCCGCGCGAGACGAAGCCGAGCCCGGCGGTCACGCTCGACGAGCCGGCGCCGCCCGTGCGCGAGAAGCGATCGACCGAGTCGATCCCGGCACCGCCCACCACGCGCGTGCCGCTCGCGGTGTGGATCGGCGGTGCGCTCGTCGCGATCGCGGGGATCGCGATCGTCGCGAGCACGATGGGCGAGCCCGAGGCGAGCCCCGCGCCGCCGGCCGCGAGCGCGCCCGAGCGCGAGCCGCCGCCCGTGATCGACGAGGCCCCCGAGCCCGAGGCGCCTCCCGTGCCCGAGCCGGCGAGCGTCGCGGAGGTCGCGCTCGACTCCACGCCGACCGGCGCCGAGGTGCGCGTCGGCGATCGTGTGCTCGGCACCACGCCGCTCTTCGCCGATCTGCCGATCGGCGCGCCCCTCACGCTCGTCTTCCATCACGACGGCTACGTCGACGAGGAAGAGGTGCTCGTTCCCGCGACGGGCGCGCGGGTCTCGGTGAGGCTTCGCCGGCGCGCGACGCGCGGCGGCTCGGGATCGTCGGTCTCTTCGCTTCCCATGAAGACGGAGCTCTGA
- a CDS encoding MarR family winged helix-turn-helix transcriptional regulator gives METTSETSIAAGILTDPTTRYVIREIAWRFAYLRRVVINEMSRVLTPLGATVPQYHVLFRLATAEGPLSQQELTLDAGLDAAGVSRLVARMAKDKQVTIKIDARDRRRRLVRLTAKGRALEESLSPLVDAAVRNMVTGFTDEEAMFLVQLLDKAVRSTMDRETDRKRRTRRRAANGHGNAEASEPPRA, from the coding sequence TTGGAGACCACGAGCGAGACGTCCATCGCCGCCGGCATCCTCACCGATCCGACGACGCGCTACGTGATCCGCGAGATCGCTTGGCGGTTCGCGTATCTCCGGCGCGTCGTCATCAACGAGATGAGCCGCGTGCTGACACCCCTCGGCGCGACCGTGCCGCAGTACCACGTGCTCTTCCGCCTCGCGACGGCCGAAGGGCCGCTCTCGCAGCAGGAGCTGACGCTCGACGCCGGGCTCGACGCCGCGGGTGTGAGCCGGCTCGTCGCGCGCATGGCCAAGGACAAGCAGGTCACGATCAAGATCGACGCGCGCGATCGCCGCCGTCGCCTGGTGCGCCTGACCGCGAAGGGGCGCGCGCTGGAGGAGTCGCTCTCGCCGCTCGTCGACGCGGCGGTGCGGAACATGGTGACGGGCTTCACCGACGAGGAGGCGATGTTCCTCGTGCAGCTCCTCGACAAGGCGGTGCGGTCGACGATGGACCGCGAGACCGATCGCAAGCGACGCACGCGCCGTCGCGCCGCGAACGGGCACGGCAACGCCGAGGCGAGCGAGCCGCCTCGCGCGTGA
- a CDS encoding sterol desaturase family protein gives MGLLDLTQECLDAAEGKLPEPTPGPNGKRGKPPQRIQVFKNESLEKWFAQAHPITPGIWFGPFVVWGLWSGAMAFGLGVIPLFAAGFLITTFIEYCLHRWIFHFVPKNEKQRLQHFLLHGYHHEFMNDPMRLVLPPIGIWPFAAIVAGIWYLVFGAYWFPIFAGTAAGYIAYDWVHYYTHYFNPKGGVGRWLKRYHMLHHHDSPNHRYGITSPLWDFVFGTYLPLNKMARQAGRHAAPTAEG, from the coding sequence ATGGGCCTGCTGGATCTCACGCAAGAGTGCCTCGATGCGGCGGAGGGCAAGCTGCCCGAGCCGACGCCCGGTCCGAATGGGAAGCGCGGAAAGCCGCCCCAGCGGATCCAGGTGTTCAAGAACGAGTCCCTCGAGAAGTGGTTCGCCCAGGCGCACCCGATCACCCCGGGCATCTGGTTCGGGCCGTTCGTGGTGTGGGGGCTCTGGTCGGGCGCGATGGCGTTCGGGCTGGGCGTGATCCCGCTCTTCGCGGCGGGCTTCCTCATCACGACCTTCATCGAGTACTGCCTGCACCGCTGGATCTTCCACTTCGTCCCGAAGAACGAGAAGCAGCGGCTGCAGCACTTCCTGCTGCACGGGTACCACCACGAGTTCATGAACGACCCGATGCGGCTCGTGCTCCCGCCGATCGGGATCTGGCCGTTCGCGGCGATCGTCGCGGGCATCTGGTACCTCGTGTTCGGCGCGTACTGGTTCCCGATCTTCGCGGGCACGGCGGCGGGCTACATCGCGTACGACTGGGTCCACTACTACACGCACTACTTCAACCCGAAGGGTGGCGTGGGCCGGTGGCTGAAGCGTTACCACATGCTCCACCACCACGACTCGCCGAACCACCGCTACGGCATCACCTCGCCCCTCTGGGACTTCGTGTTCGGCACGTACCTGCCGCTCAACAAGATGGCGCGGCAGGCCGGGCGACACGCAGCGCCGACGGCCGAGGGCTGA
- a CDS encoding TrmH family RNA methyltransferase, which translates to MAYVPPLGMPIDEVRRELDRIRHPVRIAIRRSKNPFNVGAIIRTAHSFLVREIVLIGIEPWYERAAMGMQRYENVVEVESEAAFVAMAKERGWFLCALEKDDASVGLWDAKMPEDCVIVVGNEEEGVGAEILAASDEVIGIPMFGINHSYPMTVAAGIAMAEWARRRYAGAGRVIVTPKE; encoded by the coding sequence ATGGCCTACGTTCCCCCGCTCGGAATGCCGATCGACGAGGTGCGTCGCGAGCTCGATCGCATCCGTCATCCGGTGCGCATCGCGATCCGTCGCTCGAAGAACCCGTTCAACGTCGGGGCGATCATCCGCACCGCGCACTCGTTCCTGGTGCGCGAGATCGTGCTGATCGGGATCGAGCCCTGGTACGAGCGCGCGGCGATGGGCATGCAGCGCTACGAGAACGTGGTCGAGGTCGAGAGCGAGGCCGCGTTCGTCGCGATGGCCAAGGAGCGCGGCTGGTTCCTGTGCGCGCTCGAGAAGGACGACGCATCGGTGGGGCTCTGGGACGCGAAGATGCCCGAGGACTGCGTGATCGTCGTCGGCAACGAGGAAGAGGGCGTGGGCGCGGAGATCCTCGCGGCGTCCGACGAGGTGATCGGGATCCCGATGTTCGGGATCAACCACAGCTATCCGATGACGGTCGCGGCCGGGATCGCGATGGCGGAGTGGGCGCGGCGTCGATATGCCGGTGCGGGCCGTGTGATCGTGACTCCGAAAGAGTGA